In Arthrobacter alpinus, a single window of DNA contains:
- the asd gene encoding aspartate-semialdehyde dehydrogenase produces MTNNSVPSVGLVGWRGMVGSVLVQRMQDEGDFGDINPVFFSTSNAGGAAPAITGGDTGKLEDAFDIDTLAKLPIIVTAQGGDYTSRVHTELRNRGWDGLWMDAASTLRMNNDSIIVLDPINRSVIDAGLASGVKDFVGGNCTVSCMLMGLGGLFKNGLVEWGTSMTYQAASGGGARHMRELLNQFGTLNSEVSSELDNPASAILEIDRKVLAHQREGIDSSQFGVPLAGSLIPWIDADLGNGQSKEEWKAGVETNKILGTTSENKVIMDGLCVRIGAMRSHSQALTLKLREDLSVSEIESLLANDNEWAKVVPNTKEASMADLTPVAASGTLEVPVGRIRKMEMGPEYISAFTVGDQLLWGAAEPLRRMLKIAVGTL; encoded by the coding sequence ATGACCAATAACAGTGTTCCTTCCGTCGGCCTGGTTGGCTGGCGTGGCATGGTCGGTTCCGTCCTGGTGCAGCGCATGCAGGACGAAGGCGACTTCGGCGATATCAACCCCGTCTTCTTCTCGACCTCGAACGCCGGCGGCGCTGCCCCGGCGATTACCGGCGGCGACACCGGCAAACTCGAAGACGCCTTTGATATTGACACTCTGGCGAAGCTTCCCATTATTGTCACGGCCCAGGGCGGCGACTACACCTCCCGCGTGCACACCGAGCTGCGCAACCGCGGCTGGGACGGCCTCTGGATGGACGCGGCCTCCACGCTGCGCATGAACAACGACTCGATCATTGTGCTTGACCCCATCAACCGCTCCGTCATTGATGCCGGGCTGGCATCCGGCGTCAAGGACTTTGTGGGCGGCAACTGCACCGTTTCCTGCATGCTCATGGGCTTGGGCGGGCTGTTCAAGAACGGCCTGGTCGAGTGGGGCACGTCCATGACGTACCAGGCTGCCTCCGGAGGCGGCGCGCGCCACATGCGCGAACTCCTGAACCAGTTCGGCACGCTCAACTCCGAGGTTTCCTCCGAACTGGACAACCCGGCGTCGGCCATCCTGGAAATTGACCGCAAGGTCCTGGCCCACCAGCGCGAAGGCATCGACTCTTCGCAGTTTGGCGTTCCGCTGGCCGGCTCCTTGATCCCCTGGATCGACGCGGATTTGGGCAACGGCCAGTCCAAGGAAGAGTGGAAGGCCGGGGTTGAGACCAACAAAATCCTGGGCACCACTTCCGAGAACAAGGTGATCATGGACGGCCTGTGCGTGCGCATCGGCGCCATGCGCTCCCACTCCCAGGCACTGACGCTCAAGCTTCGCGAGGACCTGTCCGTGTCCGAGATCGAGTCCCTGCTGGCCAACGACAACGAGTGGGCCAAGGTGGTTCCCAACACCAAGGAAGCCTCCATGGCGGATCTGACGCCCGTTGCCGCCTCCGGCACGTTGGAGGTTCCGGTGGGCCGCATCCGCAAGATGGAAATGGGCCCCGAGTACATCAGCGCATTCACGGTGGGCGACCAGCTCCTCTGGGGTGCCGCCGAGCCGCTGCGCCGCATGCTGAAGATCGCCGTCGGCACGCTGTAG
- a CDS encoding type IV toxin-antitoxin system AbiEi family antitoxin domain-containing protein — MDTLRLIQPADLGRLGQDTTKLAKLCTKGELVRIRRGVYATSEEWKQLGPLQRYGAQAAAFQAVVATQPVLCHATAALLWGLWIVGVPNKLHVVTEVVGSGRSSKDVVRHVGSRMDNTVGCGPFLLTDKLRTTMVLIGELAFPYAVAVCDSALREPHPQHAVNRFGPAGVEAGRHEPSWVTDGPQGPALSLDELRMAASLLPSKAARERTLAVINFASALSGSAGESISRAKMHQLGFPAPILQKKYTLRDGKTALVDFWFKEQNVAGEFDGKAKYLRADWGGGSMEERLWKEKCREDDIRGQGVSFVRWTWRELQDRALFTALLRRAGLPQA, encoded by the coding sequence ATGGACACTTTGCGACTGATTCAGCCGGCCGACTTGGGTCGCCTGGGACAGGACACAACGAAGCTTGCAAAGCTCTGCACCAAGGGAGAGTTGGTGCGCATTCGCCGTGGCGTCTATGCAACATCCGAAGAATGGAAGCAACTGGGGCCGCTGCAACGGTACGGTGCCCAAGCCGCCGCGTTCCAGGCGGTGGTGGCGACGCAGCCAGTGTTATGCCACGCCACGGCTGCGCTCCTGTGGGGTCTGTGGATTGTGGGGGTGCCAAACAAGTTGCACGTTGTGACGGAGGTCGTGGGCAGTGGGCGCAGTTCCAAGGACGTGGTCCGCCATGTTGGCTCGAGGATGGACAACACGGTGGGTTGCGGGCCGTTCCTCTTGACCGACAAGCTGCGGACAACAATGGTGCTCATTGGGGAGCTGGCCTTTCCTTACGCGGTGGCCGTCTGCGACTCCGCACTCCGAGAACCCCATCCGCAGCACGCCGTAAACCGGTTTGGACCCGCCGGTGTCGAGGCCGGACGTCATGAACCTTCGTGGGTTACCGACGGCCCGCAGGGGCCCGCCCTCTCCCTTGATGAACTGCGGATGGCGGCTTCCCTGCTGCCCAGCAAAGCCGCCCGTGAACGCACCCTTGCTGTCATCAACTTTGCGTCAGCCCTGTCAGGATCGGCCGGGGAATCCATCAGCCGCGCGAAAATGCATCAGCTGGGATTTCCTGCGCCCATCCTGCAGAAGAAATACACCCTGCGGGACGGTAAAACCGCGTTGGTTGATTTTTGGTTCAAGGAGCAGAACGTTGCCGGCGAATTCGACGGAAAGGCAAAGTACCTGCGCGCTGATTGGGGCGGTGGTTCCATGGAGGAACGCCTATGGAAGGAAAAGTGTCGAGAGGACGATATCCGTGGTCAGGGCGTTTCTTTTGTTCGGTGGACTTGGCGTGAATTGCAGGACCGGGCGTTGTTTACGGCACTGTTGCGTCGGGCAGGTTTACCGCAAGCATGA
- a CDS encoding UDP-N-acetylmuramate dehydrogenase has protein sequence MNAQTSLSSLTTLAVGGPARKLIVATTEAEIIAAVKQADAAGEPLLIIGGGSNLIVSDEGFAGTVVQIASKGFVADSQDSCGGASVVVQAGHNWDDFVHQAVLHAWSGVEALSGIPGSAGATPVQNVGAYGCEVSQTIAAVRTWDRENNAVRTFTNSELKFGYRESLLKATTVNGSPRYVVLTVEFQLLLGRMSAPVKYAELARRLGVEVGQRANSLELRRTVLALRASKGMVLDPSDRDTFSTGSFFTNPIVSADVAAGLPEDAPRWPAGDLVKLSAGWLIEHAGFSKGFGLAGELSAGTDDAGTPPRASLSTKHTLAITNRGEARAEDVLAIAREVRDGVVRKFGITLVPEPVLVGCAL, from the coding sequence GTGAATGCGCAAACGTCTCTTAGTTCCCTGACAACACTTGCCGTGGGCGGACCCGCTCGCAAATTGATTGTGGCCACCACCGAGGCGGAAATTATTGCCGCGGTCAAGCAAGCCGACGCCGCGGGCGAGCCGTTGCTGATCATTGGTGGCGGCTCCAATCTGATCGTCTCCGATGAAGGATTTGCCGGGACCGTGGTGCAGATCGCCAGCAAGGGCTTTGTCGCTGATTCCCAAGACTCCTGCGGCGGCGCCTCAGTGGTGGTCCAGGCCGGCCACAATTGGGATGATTTTGTCCACCAGGCCGTGCTGCACGCGTGGAGCGGCGTTGAGGCGCTTTCCGGCATTCCGGGTAGTGCGGGTGCAACGCCCGTGCAGAACGTCGGGGCCTACGGTTGCGAAGTCTCCCAAACCATTGCCGCCGTGCGAACGTGGGACAGGGAAAATAATGCCGTCCGCACGTTCACTAACTCCGAACTAAAGTTTGGCTACCGCGAGTCGCTCCTGAAGGCCACCACCGTCAACGGATCCCCGCGCTATGTGGTCCTGACGGTTGAATTCCAACTGCTCCTGGGCCGGATGAGCGCCCCCGTGAAGTACGCAGAGCTGGCCCGCCGCCTCGGAGTGGAGGTTGGTCAGCGCGCCAATTCACTCGAGCTGCGCCGCACCGTCCTGGCCCTGCGCGCGTCCAAGGGCATGGTCCTGGACCCGTCCGACCGCGACACCTTCTCCACCGGCTCCTTCTTCACCAACCCGATCGTTAGCGCCGACGTTGCCGCGGGCCTGCCCGAGGACGCCCCGCGTTGGCCTGCCGGTGACCTGGTCAAGCTCAGTGCTGGATGGCTCATTGAGCATGCGGGGTTCTCCAAGGGCTTTGGCCTGGCAGGGGAGCTTTCCGCCGGGACGGACGACGCCGGGACCCCGCCGCGTGCTTCCCTGTCCACGAAGCACACCCTCGCCATCACGAACCGTGGCGAGGCTCGCGCCGAGGATGTCCTGGCTATTGCGAGGGAGGTTCGGGATGGCGTCGTCCGTAAGTTTGGGATCACCCTGGTCCCGGAACCCGTGCTGGTGGGGTGCGCGCTCTAA
- a CDS encoding winged helix DNA-binding domain-containing protein, with the protein MTTSVATLARLRLAAQGILPTSTSPTPGPVDVVRSMTALQGQDFPGALWSIGLRSPGSSRTGIEAAFNRGELVRSCPLRGTLHVTVAEDLGWILSLTAERMAKGQATRHRQLEITTPDVDQVRVIALSLLEGSGGRVTRDELTAAFEQAGQSTKAQRGYHFLFLLCLEGTLVQGPINSEGNGNSQFYVSAREWIKNPRTLDRGGALAELALRYFRSHGPATVSDFQWWSKLTLADIRTGLDGAAGELETIECNGATYYLAPETAELTGGTVPGARSVLLLPGFDEYLLGYTDRSAALAPEHAPLTVPGNNGMFKATVVTGGKVAGTWRKAQTAAERERQRAGAVLPELFDGLTPNQDKALDKTAKAYARWLSN; encoded by the coding sequence ATGACCACTAGCGTCGCCACTCTTGCCCGGCTGCGGCTCGCAGCCCAAGGAATCCTGCCAACGTCCACCAGTCCCACACCGGGGCCGGTGGACGTTGTGCGTTCAATGACAGCACTCCAGGGCCAGGATTTCCCCGGCGCCTTGTGGTCCATCGGGCTGCGCTCGCCCGGTTCCTCGCGGACAGGCATTGAGGCTGCCTTCAACCGGGGCGAATTGGTCCGTTCCTGCCCTCTCCGCGGCACCCTGCACGTGACGGTGGCCGAGGATCTGGGCTGGATCCTCTCCCTGACGGCGGAGCGGATGGCCAAGGGCCAGGCCACCCGCCACCGCCAGTTGGAAATTACGACGCCGGACGTGGACCAGGTGCGTGTGATTGCCTTGTCGCTGCTGGAAGGCTCGGGCGGCAGGGTCACCCGCGATGAACTGACTGCAGCTTTTGAGCAGGCGGGCCAGTCCACGAAGGCCCAGCGCGGCTACCATTTCCTGTTCCTGCTCTGCCTTGAAGGGACGCTGGTGCAGGGGCCCATCAACAGTGAGGGCAACGGCAATTCCCAGTTCTACGTCAGCGCGCGGGAGTGGATCAAGAACCCGCGCACACTGGATCGCGGGGGTGCGCTGGCAGAGTTGGCCCTTCGATACTTCCGCAGCCACGGACCGGCAACTGTCAGCGACTTCCAGTGGTGGAGCAAGCTCACGCTGGCGGACATCAGGACAGGCCTGGACGGGGCGGCGGGGGAGCTCGAGACCATTGAGTGTAACGGGGCAACATACTATTTGGCCCCGGAGACAGCCGAGCTGACGGGCGGGACGGTTCCGGGTGCCCGGTCCGTGCTCCTGTTGCCAGGCTTTGACGAGTACCTGCTGGGCTACACGGACCGCAGTGCCGCACTGGCCCCGGAGCACGCGCCGCTGACGGTGCCCGGAAACAACGGCATGTTCAAGGCCACCGTGGTGACAGGCGGCAAGGTGGCGGGAACATGGCGCAAGGCGCAAACCGCGGCCGAACGCGAGAGGCAACGGGCCGGCGCGGTGCTTCCGGAGCTGTTTGACGGGCTGACGCCAAACCAGGACAAGGCGTTGGACAAGACCGCGAAGGCCTACGCTCGCTGGTTAAGCAACTGA
- a CDS encoding fatty acid desaturase family protein: protein MSSATLDSTDLLEETPDATPARKRPARDRHVTDFIQLTEQVRAAGLMERDIKWYVLRIVRQSIGYLAVLALFLTLGQTWWQMITAVLFAFMCTQTAFISHDAAHRQVFASAKKNAWLARIAGNLFVGLSYGWWMNKHGKHHLNPNKIGVDGDIDPGALVFDPENAAKRTGFAKWFARRQGAFFFPLLTLAALDLHIAAVKRVLDRKQIVPERTAEIALLAVRLVLLPAFTVWFLGWGIGLAFVAVQIMGLGLYMGCAFAPNHKGMPLVPKDVKIDFMRRQTLMSRNISGGWWVDVGMGGLNYQIEHHLFPTMSSKNLKAVQPMVRQYCAERNIAYTETTLGQSYMIVMRYLNRVGLGQRDPFECPITASMRTAR from the coding sequence ATGTCATCCGCAACGCTTGACTCGACCGATCTACTGGAAGAGACTCCGGACGCGACGCCTGCGCGGAAACGCCCGGCCCGCGATCGCCATGTCACTGACTTCATTCAACTCACGGAGCAGGTTCGTGCCGCGGGTCTTATGGAGCGCGACATCAAGTGGTACGTGCTACGCATTGTCCGCCAGAGCATTGGCTACTTGGCCGTGTTGGCACTGTTCCTGACACTGGGCCAGACCTGGTGGCAGATGATCACCGCAGTGCTGTTCGCCTTCATGTGTACACAGACCGCCTTCATTTCGCACGACGCCGCACACCGCCAGGTCTTCGCCTCAGCCAAGAAGAACGCCTGGCTGGCCCGTATTGCCGGCAACTTGTTCGTGGGCCTGTCCTACGGCTGGTGGATGAACAAGCACGGCAAGCACCACCTGAACCCGAACAAGATCGGTGTGGATGGCGATATTGACCCCGGTGCGCTCGTGTTTGATCCCGAGAACGCCGCCAAGCGAACCGGCTTCGCCAAGTGGTTCGCCCGCCGCCAGGGCGCCTTCTTCTTCCCGCTGCTGACCCTTGCAGCCCTTGACCTGCACATTGCAGCCGTCAAGCGTGTGCTGGACCGCAAGCAGATTGTGCCCGAGCGCACGGCGGAGATCGCCCTTCTCGCAGTCCGCCTGGTCCTGCTTCCCGCATTCACCGTCTGGTTCCTGGGATGGGGCATCGGCCTGGCATTCGTTGCCGTGCAGATCATGGGTCTTGGCCTGTACATGGGCTGCGCGTTCGCCCCGAACCACAAGGGCATGCCGCTGGTTCCCAAGGACGTCAAGATTGACTTCATGCGCCGCCAGACCCTCATGAGCCGCAACATCTCCGGCGGCTGGTGGGTGGACGTTGGTATGGGCGGTTTGAACTACCAGATCGAACACCACTTGTTCCCCACCATGTCCTCCAAGAACTTGAAGGCCGTCCAGCCCATGGTCCGCCAGTACTGTGCCGAGCGAAACATCGCCTACACCGAGACCACTCTGGGCCAGTCGTACATGATCGTGATGCGTTACCTGAACCGTGTTGGCCTGGGCCAGCGTGACCCCTTCGAGTGCCCCATCACGGCCAGCATGCGCACCGCCCGCTGA